The Geovibrio ferrireducens genome includes a region encoding these proteins:
- the nuoI gene encoding NADH-quinone oxidoreductase subunit NuoI, which yields MKNIFDTLLLTEIFQGLGITLKHLFKKKVTYKYPYEDTPVFPRFRGVQYIKTHENGATKCVGCYLCQKVCPSECIHIVTDCGPNGERLIRKYELDLSRCIYCGFCEEACPVDAVHMGRNYHTTDSTRDNYVINMKTLSENYKKELADAQAKGEQL from the coding sequence ATGAAAAATATATTCGATACTCTGCTCTTAACTGAAATTTTTCAGGGTCTTGGAATTACCCTGAAACATTTGTTCAAGAAGAAGGTAACGTACAAATACCCTTATGAGGATACCCCGGTATTCCCCAGATTCAGGGGTGTTCAGTACATTAAAACCCATGAAAACGGCGCTACCAAATGTGTCGGCTGCTACCTCTGTCAGAAGGTATGCCCTTCCGAGTGCATACACATAGTGACAGACTGCGGACCGAACGGCGAAAGGCTTATCCGTAAATACGAGCTGGATCTTTCCCGCTGCATTTACTGCGGTTTCTGCGAAGAGGCATGCCCGGTTGACGCGGTTCACATGGGGCGCAACTATCACACAACAGACTCAACCAGAGACAATTATGTGATAAACATGAAAACTCTTTCTGAAAACTACAAAAAGGAACTGGCTGACGCACAGGCTAAAGGAGAGCAGTTATGA
- a CDS encoding NADH-quinone oxidoreductase subunit J family protein, producing the protein MAQIAFYILAGLAVVSALGVITRENPVHSALWMLLTFFSVAGIFVQLGAEFVAAIQVLVYAGAILVLYLFVVMLLNPRSGGFIRMPAKYIIGSAVSVVVFFQIAITIWSSGVFKNGAIGPLPYVEGMNNVRAYGNVLFTKYLVPFEIASILLLVAMIGAIVIARKD; encoded by the coding sequence ATGGCGCAAATTGCATTTTACATTCTTGCGGGTTTGGCCGTGGTTTCAGCTCTCGGTGTCATCACACGTGAGAACCCCGTTCACTCGGCTCTCTGGATGCTCCTTACGTTTTTCAGCGTTGCGGGAATCTTTGTTCAGCTCGGTGCGGAATTCGTTGCGGCGATTCAGGTTCTCGTCTACGCAGGCGCGATTCTGGTTCTGTATCTCTTTGTGGTTATGCTGCTTAACCCCCGTTCGGGCGGTTTCATCAGGATGCCCGCGAAATACATAATCGGCTCGGCTGTTTCGGTTGTGGTCTTCTTTCAGATCGCTATCACAATCTGGAGCTCCGGAGTCTTCAAAAACGGCGCTATCGGACCGCTTCCCTACGTAGAAGGCATGAACAACGTCAGGGCATACGGAAACGTACTGTTCACAAAGTATCTGGTACCCTTTGAAATCGCTTCCATACTTCTTCTTGTTGCGATGATCGGTGCCATCGTAATAGCAAGAAAGGACTAG
- the nuoK gene encoding NADH-quinone oxidoreductase subunit NuoK, which produces MELTLAHYLILSAVIFALGMAGVLIRKNLIVMFMSLELMLNAVNINLAAFSNYLQDMTGQIFIVFVMAVAAAEAAVGLALIISLFRNKQTINAEELNIMRG; this is translated from the coding sequence ATGGAATTGACGCTGGCTCATTACCTTATACTCAGCGCGGTTATATTCGCCCTTGGAATGGCAGGGGTTCTGATAAGGAAAAACCTCATCGTTATGTTCATGTCGCTTGAGCTTATGCTTAACGCGGTGAACATCAACCTCGCTGCTTTTTCCAACTATCTGCAGGATATGACCGGACAGATTTTCATAGTCTTCGTCATGGCGGTGGCCGCTGCCGAAGCTGCAGTGGGACTCGCGCTCATTATCAGTCTGTTCAGAAACAAACAGACTATTAATGCCGAAGAACTTAATATCATGAGAGGATAG